In Geotalea uraniireducens, the genomic window GGCTTCACCCGGATCGAGGCAATAACGCTGATCATCTCTCCTCCATAAGACATAAAATACCGGCCGGGCCGGCGCTCACCCCCTGACGAACAGCGACAGGTAGTTATAGGGGCCGAGCTCCACGGTCCGGGTCAGCCGGAAGGAGTGGGGCCGCAGCCGCTCCTCCAGCTCGGCCGGCGCCAGCCGGATGGCGACCGGCGGGCCGGGCGGCCCGTCGATCTTCTTGAATTCCACTACCGCCAGCACCCCTGCCGGCTTCAGCACCCGCTCGACTTCCCGCAGCGCCCGGTCGTCCACCCGCTCCTGGATGAAATCGTGGAGCACCGTCGCCAGCAGACAAAGGTCCACGGCGGCATCGGGCACCGGCAGCTTCTTGCCGACATCGGCCACCGCCGCCTCGATGCTCCGCAGCCCGCGGGACTCGCCCGCCTCCCGCAACGCCTCGATCCCCTCCCGCCAGAGGTCCACCGCGTAAATCTTCGCCGCCGGGCCGAGCCGCTCGGCGGCGGCCAGGGCGTAGGCGCCGCGGCCGCAGGCCACGTCGAGGAGGACCATATCTTCCTGCAGATCAAGTTCGGCAAACAACCGCTCACTGTCAATCAGATCGAAACTGCTCTTGCCGGCGGCAAGGGGTTTGTGGGACACGAGGCAATCCTTTCGTCATCAATAATGGTGGGCGCCGTTCAGGGTTCCTCCTGGTCGGTGACCACATGAGGAAACCCCTCGTGGTGCACGGCCCGTTCCACCTGGGCCCCGCCCTCGGCCCGGCCCAGGTGGGGGAAGTGTTCGTGGTGGACGGTGGCCGGACGCTCGGCGACAATCGCCTGGCAGGACCCGCAATAGAACCCTTCAGCTCTCAGTTCGGCCGTTCCGCTCCCGCACGAGGGACAGGCCAT contains:
- a CDS encoding class I SAM-dependent methyltransferase, producing the protein MSHKPLAAGKSSFDLIDSERLFAELDLQEDMVLLDVACGRGAYALAAAERLGPAAKIYAVDLWREGIEALREAGESRGLRSIEAAVADVGKKLPVPDAAVDLCLLATVLHDFIQERVDDRALREVERVLKPAGVLAVVEFKKIDGPPGPPVAIRLAPAELEERLRPHSFRLTRTVELGPYNYLSLFVRG